The Microbacterium sp. KUDC0406 genome includes a window with the following:
- a CDS encoding SHOCT domain-containing protein: MDFWQLLWFFFEIFIFVAYLMVLFSIFGDLFRDRELGGGWKAVWIIFLIFVPWLTALVYLIARGRGMAERSAAQARQAQQATDAYIRQAAGKSASDEIADAAKLLAAGTITTEEYEKLKAKALA, translated from the coding sequence ATGGACTTCTGGCAGCTGCTCTGGTTCTTCTTCGAGATCTTCATCTTCGTCGCCTATCTGATGGTGCTGTTCTCGATCTTCGGCGACCTGTTCCGCGACCGCGAGCTGGGCGGCGGATGGAAGGCGGTATGGATCATCTTCCTGATCTTCGTGCCGTGGCTCACCGCGCTGGTCTACCTGATCGCGCGAGGCAGGGGCATGGCCGAGCGCAGCGCCGCGCAGGCGCGACAGGCGCAGCAGGCCACCGACGCCTACATCCGCCAGGCCGCAGGCAAGAGCGCCTCCGACGAGATCGCGGACGCCGCGAAGCTGCTCGCCGCGGGCACCATCACCACCGAGGAGTACGAGAAGCTGAAGGCCAAGGCCCTGGCCTGA